A stretch of Sebastes fasciatus isolate fSebFas1 chromosome 19, fSebFas1.pri, whole genome shotgun sequence DNA encodes these proteins:
- the LOC141757617 gene encoding uncharacterized protein LOC141757617, with amino-acid sequence MVSSRTSQPEAIMPEFNVRRAVSKLLNSFFKGMTADQWGFLKSGSPDDATMTMMGELLLDMTAALTKAFLKSLGSRTLASEDDVQINLGDTISQGFAEALGVDVSVQCPSSKSLTTLISEEVSESVRSALSSPEGIVQRLTPPSRLNNMILHACKMCQAFIGKMKSVFSPRPRKQRTICEQSDVEPEPSDAEDRHAATPSSDVVIAMEDIMYVKIIIKTQLNDITEPLLVDVPDSEYTVLQSQNSREIEDVAEEIARSIAEDAIRPTPSAQKSKRSKKSIGSKIKKLLAKCFAKTCIHRIVAQMRKRFHRGSKVHSRESAKSLTKKINDLMKQPENRDLLGLGAPVINIPPGRVLEFTKVLSDLLYTHITHGPEIIPEPVLRANMRADLQRKVLGFLCLARWWQIFQSDDLVDNMRHAILGTKPRAKKPLAIAAPPALVSVTKSRDDYAQRARNEQKKNCVEVILERLVTRIFKKAKVTWTVSNVQDIIQRLFEQTWAEVEGLDFDSSPEALENLEKAIYRDLIKTWGNAMWVLVSLKGGQPAVGERIASAVKGHLMAPPRQRCCMCRCFSSMLTAMTRW; translated from the coding sequence ATGGTATCATCAAGAACTTCCCAGCCAGAAGCCATCATGCCCGAGTTCAACGTCCGTCGCGCTGTTTCCAAGCTGCTCAACTCCTTCTTTAAGGGGATGACGGCGGATCAGTGGGGATTTTTGAAATCCGGCAGCCCCGACGACGCCACTATGACCATGATGGGAGAGTTGCTGTTGGACATGACAGCGGCCTTGACAAAAGCTTTCCTGAAATCTCTCGGGAGCAGGACCCTGGCGTCTGAGGACGACGTCCAAATCAATCTGGGCGACACCATCTCTCAGGGTTTTGCCGAAGCTCTGGGCGTCGACGTCTCGGTTCAGTGTCCGAGCTCCAAAAGTTTGACGACATTGATCTCTGAAGAGGTTTCAGAGAGCGTCCGAAGTGCCCTCTCCAGCCCCGAGGGCATAGTTCAGCGCCTCACTCCTCCCAGCAGACTCAACAACATGATTCTGCACGCCTGTAAAATGTGCCAGGCGTTCATCGGCAAGATGAAGTCGGTGTTCTCGCCTCGACCGCGCAAGCAGAGGACCATCTGCGAACAATCAGATGTGGAACCGGAACCCTCAGACGCCGAAGACCGCCATGCGGCGACGCCTTCGTCGGACGTCGTGATTGCGATGGAAGACATCATGTATGTCAAAATCATCATCAAGACGCAGTTGAACGACATCACCGAACCTCTCTTGGTTGACGTGCCAGACTCCGAGTACACGGTGCTGCAGTCTCAAAACTCTCGGGAGATTGAAGACGTCGCAGAAGAAATCGCTCGGAGTATCGCCGAAGATGCTATAAGACCGACTCCGTCGGCGCAGAAGAGCAAACGCTCCAAGAAAAGCATCGGAAGCAAAATTAAGAAGCTTTTGGCAAAGTGCTTTGCCAAAACGTGCATCCATCGCATCGTTGCACAGATGAGGAAAAGATTCCACCGGGGATCCAAAGTTCACAGCCGAGAGTCGGCAAAGTCTCTCACAAAGAAGATTAACGATCTGATGAAACAACCAGAAAACCGTGATCTTCTGGGACTCGGCGCTCCAGTCATAAACATTCCCCCCGGTCGTGTCTTGGAGTTCACAAAGGTCTTAAGTGATCTCCTCTACACACATATCACACACGGGCCAGAGATCATCCCCGAGCCGGTGTTACGTGCCAACATGCGCGCCGACTTGCAGCGGAAGGTGCTCGGTTTCCTGTGtctggccagatggtggcagaTCTTTCAGTCCGACGACCTCGTCGACAATATGAGACACGCCATACTGGGGACTAAACCCAGAGCCAAGAAACCTTTGGCAATCGCTGCACCACCTGCCCTGGTATCCGTGACGAAGAGTCGTGATGACTATGCACAGCGAGCGCGGaacgaacaaaaaaaaaactgcgtcGAGGTGATCTTGGAGAGGCTGGTCACGCGGATCTTCAAGAAGGCAAAAGTGACCTGGACCGTTTCAAACGTCCAGGACATCATCCAGCGCCTTTTTGAACAAACGTGGGCCGAAGTCGAGGGTCTCGATTTCGATTCCAGCCCAGAAGCATTGGAAAACCTCGAAAAGGCCATTTACCGGGACCTGATCAAGACGTGGGGCAATGCGATGTGGGTGCTCGTGTCCTTGAAAGGGGGTCAACCGGCAGTCGGAGAGCGTATCGCCTCCGCCGTCAAAGGTCACCTGATGGCACCACCGAGACAGAGGTGCTGCATGTGCAGGTGCTTCTCTTCTATGCTCACCGCCATGACGAGGTGGTAA
- the LOC141757547 gene encoding uncharacterized protein LOC141757547 encodes MVSSRTSQPEAIMPEFNVRRAVSKLLNSFFKGMTADQWGFLKSGSPDDATMTMMGELLLDMTAALTKAFLKSLGSRTLASEDDVQINLGDTISQGFAEALGVDVSVQCPSSKSLTTLISEEVSESVRSALSSPEGIVQRLTPPSRLNNMILHACKMCQAFIGKMKSVFSPRPRKQRTICEQSDVEPEPSDAEDRHAATPSSDVVIAMEDITYVKIIIKTQLNDITEPLLVDVPDSEYTVLQSQNSREIEDVAEEIARSIAEDAIRPTPSAQKSKRSKKSIGSKIKKLLAKCFAKTCIHRIVAQMRKRFHRGSKVHSRESAKSLTKKINDLMKQPENRDLLGLGAPVINIPPGRVLEFTKVLSDLLYTHITHGPEIIPEPVLRANMRADLQRKVLGFLCLARWWQIFQSDDLVDNMRHAILGTKPRAKKPLAIAAPPALVSVTKSRDDYARRVRNEQKKNCVEVILERLVTRIFKKAKVTWTVSNVQDIIQRLFEQTWAEVEGLDFDSSPEALENLEKAIYRDLIKTWGNAMWVLVSLKGGQPAVGERIASAVKGHLMAPPRQRCCMCRCFSSMLTAMTRW; translated from the coding sequence ATGGTATCATCAAGAACTTCCCAGCCAGAAGCCATCATGCCCGAGTTCAACGTCCGTCGCGCTGTTTCCAAGCTGCTCAACTCCTTCTTTAAGGGGATGACGGCGGATCAGTGGGGATTTTTGAAATCCGGCAGCCCCGACGACGCCACTATGACCATGATGGGAGAGTTGCTGTTGGACATGACAGCGGCCTTGACAAAAGCTTTCCTGAAATCTCTCGGGAGCAGGACCCTGGCGTCTGAGGACGACGTCCAAATCAACCTGGGCGACACCATCTCTCAGGGTTTTGCCGAAGCTCTGGGCGTCGACGTCTCGGTTCAGTGTCCGAGCTCCAAAAGTTTGACGACATTGATCTCTGAAGAGGTTTCAGAGAGCGTCCGAAGTGCCCTCTCCAGCCCCGAGGGCATAGTTCAGCGCCTCACTCCTCCCAGCAGACTCAACAACATGATTCTGCACGCCTGCAAAATGTGCCAGGCGTTCATCGGCAAGATGAAGTCGGTGTTCTCGCCTCGACCGCGCAAGCAGAGGACCATCTGCGAACAATCAGATGTGGAACCGGAACCCTCAGACGCCGAAGACCGCCATGCGGCGACGCCTTCGTCGGACGTCGTGATTGCAATGGAAGACATCACGTATGTCAAAATCATCATCAAGACGCAGTTGAACGACATCACCGAACCTCTCTTGGTTGACGTGCCGGACTCCGAGTACACGGTGCTGCAGTCTCAAAACTCTCGGGAGATTGAAGACGTCGCAGAAGAAATCGCTCGGAGTATCGCCGAAGATGCTATAAGACCGACTCCGTCGGCGCAGAAGAGCAAACGCTCCAAGAAAAGCATCGGAAGCAAAATTAAGAAGCTTTTGGCAAAGTGCTTTGCCAAAACGTGCATCCATCGCATCGTGGCACAGATGAGGAAAAGATTCCACCGGGGATCCAAAGTTCACAGCCGAGAGTCGGCAAAGTCTCTCACAAAGAAGATTAACGATCTGATGAAACAACCAGAAAACCGTGATCTTCTGGGACTCGGCGCTCCAGTCATAAACATTCCCCCCGGTCGTGTCTTGGAGTTCACAAAGGTCTTAAGTGATCTCCTCTACACACATATCACACACGGGCCAGAGATCATCCCCGAGCCGGTGTTACGTGCCAACATGCGCGCCGACTTGCAGCGGAAGGTGCTCGGTTTCCTGTGtctggccagatggtggcagaTCTTTCAGTCCGACGACCTCGTCGACAATATGAGACACGCCATACTGGGGACTAAACCCAGAGCCAAGAAACCTTTGGCAATCGCTGCACCACCTGCCCTGGTATCCGTGACGAAGAGTCGTGATGACTATGCACGGCGAGTGCGGaacgaacaaaaaaaaaactgcgtcGAGGTGATCTTGGAGAGGCTGGTCACGCGGATCTTCAAGAAGGCAAAAGTGACCTGGACCGTTTCAAACGTCCAGGACATCATCCAGCGCCTTTTTGAACAAACGTGGGCCGAAGTCGAGGGTCTCGATTTCGATTCCAGCCCAGAAGCATTGGAAAACCTCGAAAAGGCCATTTACCGGGACCTGATCAAGACGTGGGGCAATGCGATGTGGGTGCTAGTGTCCTTGAAAGGGGGTCAACCGGCAGTCGGAGAGCGTATCGCCTCAGCCGTCAAAGGTCACCTGATGGCACCACCGAGACAGAGGTGCTGCATGTGCAGGTGCTTCTCTTCTATGCTCACCGCCATGACGAGGTGGTAA